One region of Microbacterium sufflavum genomic DNA includes:
- a CDS encoding isocitrate lyase/PEP mutase family protein — protein MTTAAKAQTLVGLYDAPEILRVVNVWDVVSARAVAALPETKAIATAGHGIAATFGYDDGSTPRELMIDMVGRIAAAVQVPVTADLDDGYGDAGETTRLAIAAGVVGANVEDRLKPLDESVAAVEAIVKAAEAEGVPFALNARTDAFVRAGHRPVQESVADAIQRGRAFLDAGATAVFVPGILDANVTRQLVEGIGERKVSVIGIPGALAASEYEKLGVARISYGPLPQRVALTALQELAESLYAGGVVPQGLPALN, from the coding sequence ATGACCACTGCTGCGAAGGCTCAGACCCTTGTCGGACTCTATGACGCGCCGGAGATCCTCCGCGTGGTGAACGTGTGGGACGTCGTGTCGGCGCGCGCGGTCGCCGCTCTGCCCGAGACGAAGGCGATCGCGACCGCCGGACACGGCATCGCCGCGACCTTCGGCTACGACGACGGCTCCACCCCGCGCGAGCTGATGATCGACATGGTGGGACGCATCGCCGCCGCCGTGCAGGTCCCGGTCACCGCCGACCTCGACGACGGCTACGGCGACGCGGGGGAGACCACGCGGCTCGCGATCGCCGCCGGTGTCGTCGGGGCGAACGTCGAAGACCGGCTGAAGCCGCTCGACGAGTCGGTGGCCGCGGTCGAGGCGATCGTGAAGGCAGCCGAGGCGGAGGGCGTGCCGTTCGCGCTCAACGCCCGCACCGACGCGTTCGTGCGCGCGGGTCACCGTCCCGTCCAGGAGAGCGTCGCCGATGCGATCCAGCGCGGCCGCGCTTTCCTCGACGCGGGAGCGACGGCCGTGTTCGTGCCCGGGATCCTCGACGCGAACGTGACGCGGCAGCTCGTCGAGGGCATCGGCGAGCGCAAGGTGAGCGTCATCGGCATCCCCGGTGCGCTCGCCGCCTCGGAGTACGAGAAGCTCGGCGTCGCCCGCATCTCGTACGGTCCGCTGCCGCAGCGGGTCGCGCTCACGGCGCTCCAGGAGCTGGCGGAGAGCCTGTACGCGGGCGGCGTCGTCCCGCAGGGCCTGCCCGCCCTGAACTGA
- a CDS encoding proline--tRNA ligase, whose protein sequence is MVTRLSNFFLRTLREDPAGAEVASHKLLIRAGYIRPQAAGIFAWLPLGLRVKAKIETVIREEMAAAGAQEVHFPALMPREAYEATGRWEEYGDLLFRLQDRKGGDYLLAPTHEEAFTLLVKDLYSSYKDLPLTIYQIQDKYRDEARPRAGLLRGREFTMKDAYSFDASDEGLDVSYQSQRDAYERIFQRLGLEYVIVQADAGAMGGSRSEEFLHPTPVGEDTFVRSAGGYAANVEAFTTEVPAPVPFDADATPVIFDSPDTPTIETLVSHCNRELEGEYTAADTLKNVVLALKHLDGTRELVIVGIPGDREVDEKRAEVAFAPAEVETATADDFENNPLLVKGYIGPWSPTGAVLGEESATGIRYLVDPRVSEGTSWITGANIDQKHAHSVVMGRDFAADGIVEIANVRAGDPAPDGSGPVELARGMEIGHVFQLGRKYAEALGLKVLNENGKLVTVTMGSYGIGVTRILAIIAELNNDDKGLIWPASVSPFDVQVVAAGRDQVAFDVAEEISQRLESAGLDVLYDDRPKVSPGVKFGDAELVGVPRILIVGRGAAEGQVELWDRRSGERDALSIEEAVARLTSR, encoded by the coding sequence GTGGTCACTCGTCTCTCGAACTTCTTCCTCCGTACACTCCGTGAAGACCCTGCCGGTGCAGAGGTCGCCAGTCACAAGCTGCTGATCCGCGCCGGGTACATCCGACCGCAGGCCGCGGGCATCTTCGCGTGGCTGCCGCTCGGGCTGCGGGTGAAGGCCAAGATCGAGACGGTCATCCGCGAGGAGATGGCCGCCGCGGGTGCCCAGGAGGTGCACTTCCCGGCGCTGATGCCGCGGGAGGCTTACGAGGCGACGGGTCGCTGGGAGGAATACGGCGATCTGCTGTTCCGCCTCCAGGACCGCAAGGGGGGCGACTACCTGCTCGCCCCGACGCACGAGGAGGCCTTCACCCTGCTCGTGAAGGACCTGTACTCGTCGTACAAGGATCTGCCGCTGACGATCTACCAGATCCAGGACAAGTACCGCGACGAGGCGCGGCCCCGCGCCGGCCTTCTCCGCGGCCGCGAGTTCACGATGAAGGACGCCTACTCGTTCGACGCCTCGGACGAGGGGTTGGACGTGAGCTACCAGTCTCAGCGCGACGCCTACGAGCGGATCTTCCAGCGCCTGGGACTCGAGTACGTGATCGTGCAGGCGGATGCGGGCGCGATGGGCGGCTCGCGCAGTGAGGAGTTCCTCCACCCCACCCCCGTCGGCGAGGACACGTTCGTGCGCAGCGCCGGTGGTTACGCGGCGAACGTGGAAGCGTTCACGACCGAGGTGCCTGCGCCCGTGCCGTTCGACGCCGACGCGACCCCGGTGATCTTCGACTCGCCCGACACCCCCACCATCGAGACGCTCGTCTCGCACTGCAACCGTGAGCTGGAGGGCGAGTACACGGCGGCGGACACGCTCAAGAACGTCGTGCTCGCGCTGAAGCACCTCGACGGCACCCGCGAACTCGTCATCGTGGGCATCCCCGGCGACCGCGAGGTGGACGAGAAGCGCGCCGAGGTCGCCTTCGCTCCCGCCGAGGTCGAGACCGCGACCGCGGACGACTTCGAGAACAACCCTCTGCTCGTCAAGGGCTACATCGGTCCGTGGTCACCCACGGGCGCGGTGCTGGGGGAGGAGTCCGCCACCGGCATCCGGTACCTCGTCGACCCGCGGGTGAGCGAGGGCACCAGCTGGATCACCGGGGCGAACATCGACCAGAAGCACGCCCACTCCGTCGTGATGGGCCGCGACTTCGCCGCCGACGGCATCGTCGAGATCGCGAACGTGCGCGCGGGTGACCCCGCGCCCGACGGCTCCGGTCCGGTCGAGCTCGCGCGCGGCATGGAGATCGGCCACGTCTTCCAGCTCGGTCGCAAGTACGCCGAGGCGCTGGGACTGAAGGTGTTGAACGAGAACGGCAAGCTCGTGACGGTGACGATGGGCTCGTACGGCATCGGTGTCACGCGCATCCTCGCGATCATCGCCGAGCTGAACAACGACGACAAGGGACTGATCTGGCCCGCGTCCGTCTCCCCGTTCGACGTCCAGGTGGTGGCGGCGGGCCGCGACCAGGTGGCCTTCGACGTCGCGGAGGAGATCTCGCAGCGGCTGGAGAGCGCGGGACTCGATGTCCTGTACGACGACCGTCCGAAGGTCTCGCCCGGCGTCAAGTTCGGCGACGCCGAGCTCGTCGGTGTGCCGCGCATCCTGATCGTGGGTCGCGGTGCCGCCGAAGGACAGGTCGAGCTGTGGGATCGGCGCAGCGGCGAGCGTGACGCGCTGTCCATCGAGGAGGCGGTCGCGCGACTCACGTCGCGCTGA
- a CDS encoding pyridoxamine 5'-phosphate oxidase family protein yields MTEITGPEALARVSELVEDIDITMLTTVDEDGHLVSRPMSTRQMDDAGDIWFFTAEDTEKVDEARRNHDVGLAYCDSKGMRYVSVAGTAEVVHDRAKMEELYSPSLDIWFADGLETPGIALLRVTPRVTEFWEPAKGKIAMAAGALKALVTHDTPDDTMDHGRITC; encoded by the coding sequence ATGACCGAGATCACCGGACCTGAAGCCCTCGCCCGCGTCTCCGAGCTCGTGGAGGACATCGACATCACGATGCTCACCACCGTCGACGAGGACGGCCACCTCGTGAGCCGCCCGATGTCCACCCGGCAGATGGACGATGCGGGAGACATCTGGTTCTTCACCGCGGAGGACACCGAGAAGGTCGATGAGGCACGCCGCAACCACGACGTGGGGCTCGCGTACTGCGACTCCAAGGGCATGCGCTACGTCTCCGTCGCCGGAACCGCGGAGGTCGTGCACGACCGCGCCAAGATGGAAGAGCTCTACTCGCCGTCACTCGACATCTGGTTCGCCGACGGCCTGGAGACGCCGGGCATCGCCCTCCTGCGGGTCACCCCGCGGGTCACCGAGTTCTGGGAACCCGCCAAGGGGAAGATCGCGATGGCCGCCGGGGCGCTGAAAGCCCTCGTGACCCACGACACCCCGGACGACACCATGGATCACGGCCGCATCACCTGCTGA
- a CDS encoding TIGR00730 family Rossman fold protein, which produces MAEQSLPPALTSEINAVLDEAGVHADRRLVMRMLRTALQLGEDGTDRLDLKIASAALAEMRDAFRLFAPFRGVPKVTVFGSARTRQDDPLYVQARDVAAALARDGWMVVTGAGPGIMQAAAEGAGPALSLGVSIRLPFEEKANAVVAGQDQVVAMKYFFTRKLMLIKESSGFLCLPGGFGTLDEMFELLTLQQTGKAEPTPIVLLDEKGGSFWEGMRRFVDEHLAPMGVISEGDFDRVVITDSVEAARAEITGFWRNYDSLRWVGDALVLRLRAEPTEAEVAELNEAFGSMLSDGRIERTPPLPPEAADDDRLDLPRLMLHLDQRQVGNLFRLIGAINALPSAPTA; this is translated from the coding sequence ATGGCCGAACAGTCCCTTCCTCCCGCGCTCACGTCCGAGATCAACGCCGTGCTGGACGAGGCGGGCGTGCACGCGGATCGGCGCCTGGTGATGCGGATGCTCCGGACCGCGCTGCAGCTGGGGGAGGACGGCACGGATCGCCTCGACCTCAAGATCGCCTCGGCGGCGCTGGCCGAGATGCGCGACGCCTTCCGTCTGTTCGCACCGTTCCGCGGTGTACCGAAGGTGACGGTGTTCGGCTCCGCCCGCACGCGCCAGGACGACCCGCTGTACGTGCAGGCGCGGGACGTGGCCGCCGCGCTCGCCCGCGATGGCTGGATGGTGGTCACGGGCGCCGGCCCCGGGATCATGCAAGCCGCGGCGGAGGGAGCGGGCCCCGCGCTGTCGCTCGGTGTCTCCATCCGGCTGCCCTTCGAGGAGAAGGCCAACGCGGTCGTCGCAGGTCAGGACCAGGTGGTCGCGATGAAGTACTTCTTCACGCGCAAGCTGATGCTGATCAAGGAGTCGAGCGGGTTCCTCTGCCTTCCCGGCGGGTTCGGGACGCTGGACGAGATGTTCGAGCTCCTCACGCTCCAGCAGACGGGTAAGGCGGAGCCGACGCCCATCGTCCTGCTCGACGAGAAGGGCGGGTCGTTCTGGGAGGGGATGCGTCGCTTCGTCGACGAGCACCTCGCGCCGATGGGTGTGATCTCGGAGGGCGACTTCGATCGGGTCGTGATCACCGATTCGGTGGAGGCGGCGAGGGCGGAGATCACGGGCTTCTGGCGCAACTACGACTCGCTGCGCTGGGTGGGTGACGCGCTGGTGCTGCGGCTGCGCGCGGAACCGACCGAGGCCGAGGTGGCGGAACTGAACGAGGCGTTCGGCTCGATGCTGTCGGACGGTCGCATCGAGCGGACGCCGCCGCTGCCGCCCGAGGCGGCCGACGACGATCGCCTCGACCTGCCGCGTCTGATGCTGCACCTGGATCAGCGCCAGGTCGGCAACCTGTTCCGCCTCATCGGGGCGATCAACGCGCTGCCGTCCGCCCCGACCGCCTGA
- the nusA gene encoding transcription termination factor NusA, protein MDIELSLLRGIEKEKAIPFDELVAIIEQAILTAYSKHVSPEGAAPEGVRVELDRTTGHVAVLQVVRDEEGAVIGEEDATPDDFGRIAAFAAKQVISQRLRDIADDAVLGEFKGREGDIVAGVIQQGPNPRMIHVDLGSVEAILPPEEQVPGEEYTHGSRLRVYVTSVAKGLKGPQITVSRTHPGLVRKLFALEVPEIAAGLVEIVSLAREAGHRTKIAVRANDPSINAKGACIGELGRRVRAVTEELSGEKIDIVDHDPDLATFVAHALSPAKVTSSFVLDASTKAVRALVPDYQLSLAIGKEGQNARLAAKLTGAKIDIQPDSVLD, encoded by the coding sequence ATGGACATCGAACTGAGTCTGCTGCGAGGGATCGAGAAGGAGAAGGCGATCCCGTTCGACGAGCTCGTCGCGATCATCGAGCAGGCGATCCTGACCGCGTACTCCAAGCACGTGTCGCCCGAGGGGGCGGCGCCCGAGGGCGTCCGCGTCGAGCTCGACCGTACGACAGGGCACGTCGCCGTGCTGCAGGTCGTCCGTGACGAGGAGGGCGCGGTCATCGGCGAGGAGGACGCGACCCCCGACGACTTCGGGCGCATCGCCGCCTTCGCCGCCAAGCAGGTCATCAGCCAGCGCCTCCGGGACATCGCCGACGACGCCGTGCTGGGCGAGTTCAAGGGGCGTGAGGGCGACATCGTCGCCGGCGTCATCCAGCAGGGGCCCAACCCGCGGATGATCCACGTCGACCTCGGCTCGGTCGAGGCGATCCTCCCGCCGGAGGAGCAGGTGCCCGGCGAGGAGTACACGCACGGCTCGCGTCTGCGCGTGTACGTCACGAGCGTCGCCAAGGGGCTCAAGGGGCCGCAGATCACCGTGTCGCGCACCCACCCGGGCCTCGTCCGCAAGCTGTTCGCGCTCGAGGTGCCGGAGATCGCAGCCGGACTGGTCGAGATCGTCTCGCTCGCGCGGGAGGCCGGTCACCGTACGAAGATCGCCGTGCGCGCGAACGACCCGTCGATCAACGCGAAGGGCGCGTGCATCGGCGAGCTCGGGCGGCGCGTACGCGCCGTCACGGAGGAGCTGTCCGGCGAGAAGATCGACATCGTCGACCACGACCCCGACCTCGCGACCTTCGTCGCCCATGCGCTGTCACCGGCGAAGGTCACGAGCTCGTTCGTGCTCGACGCCTCCACCAAGGCGGTCAGGGCGCTCGTGCCGGACTACCAGTTGTCCCTCGCGATCGGCAAGGAGGGGCAGAACGCCCGCCTCGCCGCCAAGCTGACCGGCGCGAAGATCGACATCCAGCCGGACAGCGTCCTCGACTGA
- a CDS encoding YlxR family protein, whose product MCVGCRTRAPRSALLRVVSQNNTLVLDERAVLPGRGAWVHPTQECMDAALRRRAFGRALRVSATLDTQTIEQHPLRTKG is encoded by the coding sequence ATGTGCGTCGGTTGTCGCACGCGTGCTCCCCGCTCCGCCCTGCTCAGGGTGGTGAGCCAGAACAACACCCTCGTCCTCGATGAGCGTGCTGTCCTGCCGGGACGAGGCGCGTGGGTGCATCCGACACAGGAATGCATGGATGCCGCCCTGCGGCGCCGTGCTTTCGGACGTGCACTCCGTGTGTCCGCCACTCTGGACACGCAGACCATCGAACAGCATCCGCTGAGAACCAAAGGCTGA
- the infB gene encoding translation initiation factor IF-2, with the protein MAGKPRVHEIAAELGVDSKVALAKLKELGEFVKSPSSTVEPPVARKLRAAIEADPSLKASGEPAAAKPGPKPAAKSSAPTPGPKPGPKPGPAAPAAPAPAEAPAAAQAPAEKAPAPAAPAKPSAPAPAAPSSGDGNAPKPGAPRPGNNPFSSAQGMGQRPAGPRPGNNPFASAQGMGQRPTPGNIPRPQAPRPGAPRPGAPRPGSPRPGAPRGGQGGRPGAPFQQRTGGPGRPGGAGGGPGAGPRPGGGFAGRPGGGGGRGRGPGGGTAGAFGKGGGKSKQRKSRRAKRQEFEMRSAPVVGGVNVTRGNGETIRMRRGASIADFADKIEALTGYTVQPGTLVTILFNLGEMATATESLDEATFEVLGEELGYKVQMVSPEDEDKELLEGFGLDLEKELAEESEDDLEIRPPVVTVMGHVDHGKTRLLDAIRQTNVIEGEAGGITQHIGAYQVWTEHEGIERAITFIDTPGHEAFTAMRARGAQVTDLAILVVAADDGIMPQTVEALNHAQAANVPIVVAVNKVDKPEANPAKVRQQLTEYGLVAEEYGGDVMFVDVSARANTGIQDLLDAVLLTADAGLDLTANPNKAARGVAIEAKLDKGRGSVATVLIQSGTLRVGDAIVAGTAYGRVRAMIDENGETVEAAAPSRPVQVQGLNSVPRAGDVFIVTEEDRMARQIAEKREAVERNAQLAKARKRISLEDFTRALEEGKVESLNLIIKGDVSGAVEALEESLLKIEVDDSVQLRIIHRGVGAITESDVNLATIDNAIIVGFNVRPDTKARERASREGVDIRFYSVIYNAIDEIESSLKGMLKPEYEEVQSGVAEIREVFRSSKFGNIAGVIVRSGTITRNAKARVIRDGVVIADGLAIESLRRFKDDVTEVRTDYEAGIGLGKYNDIQIGDEIETTEMVEKPRG; encoded by the coding sequence GTGGCTGGTAAACCACGCGTACATGAGATCGCCGCTGAACTCGGCGTCGACAGCAAGGTCGCCCTCGCGAAGCTCAAGGAGCTCGGCGAGTTCGTGAAGAGCCCGTCGTCGACGGTCGAGCCCCCGGTGGCGCGCAAGCTGCGCGCCGCGATCGAGGCCGACCCGTCGCTCAAGGCGTCCGGCGAGCCCGCGGCGGCCAAGCCCGGGCCCAAGCCCGCGGCGAAGAGCTCGGCACCGACCCCCGGCCCGAAGCCGGGACCCAAGCCCGGACCCGCGGCTCCGGCCGCTCCGGCACCCGCCGAGGCTCCCGCCGCCGCACAGGCTCCGGCGGAGAAGGCTCCGGCTCCCGCGGCTCCGGCCAAGCCGTCCGCTCCGGCGCCGGCCGCCCCGTCGTCGGGTGACGGCAACGCCCCGAAGCCCGGTGCGCCGCGCCCCGGCAACAACCCCTTCTCGTCGGCGCAGGGCATGGGGCAGCGCCCCGCCGGTCCCCGTCCCGGCAACAACCCCTTCGCCTCGGCGCAGGGCATGGGACAGCGGCCGACCCCCGGCAACATCCCGCGTCCGCAGGCGCCGCGTCCCGGGGCTCCTCGTCCCGGAGCGCCCCGTCCGGGTTCGCCCCGTCCGGGTGCGCCTCGTGGCGGCCAGGGCGGTCGTCCCGGTGCTCCGTTCCAGCAGCGCACGGGCGGTCCCGGTCGTCCGGGTGGCGCCGGTGGCGGTCCCGGTGCGGGCCCCCGTCCCGGTGGTGGCTTCGCCGGTCGTCCCGGTGGCGGCGGTGGTCGCGGTCGTGGCCCCGGTGGCGGCACGGCCGGTGCCTTCGGTAAGGGCGGCGGCAAGAGCAAGCAGCGCAAGTCGCGGCGGGCGAAGCGGCAAGAGTTCGAGATGCGGAGCGCCCCGGTCGTCGGCGGCGTCAACGTCACGCGCGGCAACGGCGAGACGATCCGCATGCGCCGCGGTGCGTCCATCGCGGACTTCGCCGACAAGATCGAGGCACTGACCGGCTACACCGTGCAGCCGGGCACGCTCGTGACGATCCTCTTCAACCTCGGCGAGATGGCCACGGCCACCGAGTCGCTGGACGAGGCCACGTTCGAGGTCCTGGGTGAGGAGCTGGGCTACAAGGTCCAGATGGTCTCGCCCGAAGACGAGGACAAGGAGCTCCTCGAGGGCTTCGGTCTCGACCTCGAGAAGGAGCTGGCGGAGGAGAGCGAGGACGACCTCGAGATCCGTCCCCCGGTCGTCACCGTCATGGGTCACGTCGACCACGGTAAGACGCGCCTTCTCGACGCGATCCGTCAGACGAACGTCATCGAGGGCGAGGCCGGCGGCATCACCCAGCACATCGGTGCGTACCAGGTCTGGACCGAGCACGAGGGCATCGAGCGGGCCATCACCTTCATCGACACCCCGGGTCACGAGGCGTTCACCGCCATGCGTGCCCGTGGTGCCCAGGTGACCGACCTCGCGATCCTCGTGGTCGCGGCCGACGACGGCATCATGCCGCAGACGGTGGAGGCCCTGAACCACGCCCAGGCGGCGAACGTGCCGATCGTGGTCGCGGTCAACAAGGTCGACAAGCCCGAGGCCAACCCGGCCAAGGTGCGTCAGCAGCTGACCGAATACGGTCTGGTGGCCGAGGAGTACGGCGGCGACGTGATGTTCGTCGACGTGTCGGCTCGCGCGAACACCGGCATCCAGGACCTCCTGGACGCCGTGCTGCTCACCGCGGACGCCGGTCTCGACCTCACCGCCAACCCGAACAAGGCCGCTCGCGGTGTCGCCATCGAGGCGAAGCTCGACAAGGGCCGCGGTTCGGTCGCGACGGTGCTGATCCAGTCCGGAACCCTGCGGGTCGGTGACGCGATCGTGGCGGGTACCGCCTACGGCCGCGTGCGCGCGATGATCGACGAGAACGGCGAGACCGTCGAGGCGGCCGCGCCGTCTCGCCCGGTCCAGGTGCAGGGACTCAACTCCGTGCCCCGCGCCGGCGACGTCTTCATCGTCACCGAGGAAGACCGCATGGCCCGTCAGATCGCCGAGAAGCGTGAAGCGGTCGAGCGCAACGCCCAGCTGGCCAAGGCCCGCAAGCGCATCTCGCTCGAGGACTTCACCCGTGCTCTGGAAGAGGGCAAGGTCGAGTCGCTCAACCTCATCATCAAGGGTGACGTCTCCGGTGCCGTCGAGGCGCTGGAGGAGTCGCTCCTCAAGATTGAGGTCGACGACTCGGTCCAGCTGCGCATCATCCACCGCGGTGTCGGTGCGATCACCGAGTCCGACGTGAACCTGGCGACGATCGACAACGCGATCATCGTGGGCTTCAACGTCCGCCCCGACACGAAGGCGCGCGAGCGCGCCTCCCGTGAGGGCGTGGACATCCGCTTCTACTCCGTCATCTACAACGCGATCGACGAGATCGAGAGCTCGCTCAAGGGCATGCTCAAGCCGGAGTACGAAGAGGTCCAGTCGGGTGTCGCCGAGATCCGCGAGGTGTTCCGCTCCTCGAAGTTCGGCAACATCGCCGGTGTCATCGTGCGGTCGGGAACGATCACGCGCAACGCGAAGGCCCGCGTCATCCGCGACGGCGTCGTCATCGCCGATGGCCTGGCCATCGAGTCGCTGCGCCGGTTCAAGGACGACGTCACCGAGGTGCGCACCGACTACGAAGCCGGTATCGGCCTCGGCAAGTACAACGACATCCAGATCGGCGACGAGATCGAGACCACCGAGATGGTCGAGAAGCCTCGCGGCTGA
- the rbfA gene encoding 30S ribosome-binding factor RbfA: MAGERQARLADRIRVILAERLEKGLRDPRLGFVTITDVRVSGDLQHASVFYTVLGSEEERIASGAALTSATGMLRSEVGRQLSTRLVPTLEFIPDALPENADHITALLREAQERDAEVAKLASSASPAGDADPYRSVDDED, from the coding sequence ATGGCAGGCGAACGACAGGCACGACTCGCGGACCGCATCCGTGTGATCCTCGCCGAGCGTCTCGAGAAGGGTCTGCGCGACCCGCGGCTCGGGTTCGTGACCATCACCGATGTCCGCGTGAGCGGAGACCTGCAGCACGCCTCGGTGTTCTACACGGTCCTCGGCTCGGAGGAGGAGCGCATCGCGAGCGGTGCCGCCCTGACCTCGGCGACGGGCATGCTGCGCAGCGAGGTCGGCCGACAGCTGAGCACGCGTCTCGTGCCGACGCTCGAGTTCATCCCGGACGCGCTCCCGGAGAACGCCGATCACATCACGGCGCTGCTGCGTGAGGCGCAGGAGCGGGACGCCGAGGTCGCGAAGCTCGCCTCCTCTGCCTCCCCGGCCGGCGACGCCGACCCGTACCGCTCGGTCGACGACGAGGACTGA
- a CDS encoding LuxR C-terminal-related transcriptional regulator — protein sequence MELLLRDLLARELVCAPHVVARLAARLAADPPSVVEVAERLTPDQRLGRRALPSPLPLTPAVERAFAELELSERDRTLLLAQTLRSGDDLGTLVAFDGRSARELAASPVGALLVIHAGRVRLSDPRLSVWIQALSTSARTAEVHSRLAGLHAALGDEDAAAWHRARASLTGDPAAARTLVGAARRLLGAGREERALALAREAAAHVSGRRRDGAMLLAGLAAVGAGLAGDAVHDLGSLYPRASARLRGRALGGLLVAQTFVLGAVPDVDPALFRPRSAKGRAAWRDWTRAAGLAALLCAERGDRAPMRLWLDAVREGAAVVGAETGLREPVVALCWLLAGDSEVGDGEGEGPLCGTLLRALRLAARGDIEQGLRLLRDDSPLADLEPDHLVPGLERSPLVRAYRAVAETLLLVWRGDIGAARERLLRAAVELPVALPFAGLGVVLARRLDLAVRGEIGPVAHALTAVLPVGGGVDGLVDSGIEAFLAGAVDAAGAAVELWRDGGAPEPVLGVPGLEEVAVAAQVQRAASGPVTPPDLAVARDLRVRLLAASAGSWPSERDDVRETARTLRSPFARARVELVLGLQHAVRDDHLAARMHLQRAERLFEAAGADAWARAARDRIDRLDTTAAQLVPAPERLSVCRSVWRRRLTARELDVAMLAVRGAGNREIGRELSVSVRTVEVHLGRVFAKLEVRNRVELTALAHRTERHL from the coding sequence GTGGAGCTGCTGCTCCGCGATCTTCTCGCGCGCGAACTGGTCTGCGCGCCGCACGTGGTGGCGCGACTGGCCGCGCGTCTCGCCGCCGATCCGCCGAGCGTCGTCGAGGTCGCGGAGCGGCTGACGCCGGACCAGCGGCTGGGACGGCGCGCGCTGCCCTCACCCCTGCCCCTGACGCCCGCGGTCGAGCGTGCCTTCGCGGAGCTCGAGCTCTCGGAGCGTGACCGCACGCTGCTGCTCGCGCAGACACTGCGCAGCGGCGACGACCTCGGCACCCTGGTCGCGTTCGACGGCCGGTCGGCGCGGGAGCTGGCGGCCTCCCCGGTCGGCGCACTGCTCGTGATCCATGCGGGCCGGGTGCGACTGTCCGACCCGCGCCTCTCGGTGTGGATTCAGGCGCTGTCGACCTCGGCGCGGACGGCGGAGGTGCATTCCCGGCTGGCGGGACTGCACGCGGCCCTCGGCGATGAGGACGCAGCCGCGTGGCATCGGGCGCGCGCGTCGTTGACCGGCGACCCCGCGGCCGCACGGACGCTGGTCGGTGCGGCGCGGAGACTGCTCGGCGCCGGACGGGAGGAGCGCGCGCTGGCTCTCGCCCGGGAGGCCGCGGCGCACGTGTCGGGCCGCCGGCGGGACGGGGCGATGCTGCTCGCCGGACTCGCGGCCGTCGGCGCGGGGCTCGCCGGGGATGCCGTGCACGATCTCGGCAGCCTGTATCCCCGCGCGTCGGCGCGGCTCCGGGGACGGGCGCTCGGGGGACTGCTGGTGGCGCAGACGTTCGTGCTGGGCGCGGTGCCGGATGTCGATCCCGCGCTGTTCCGACCGCGGAGCGCGAAGGGTCGGGCGGCATGGCGCGACTGGACGAGAGCGGCCGGACTCGCGGCGCTGCTGTGCGCGGAACGAGGAGACCGGGCCCCGATGCGCCTGTGGCTCGACGCGGTGCGCGAGGGAGCCGCGGTCGTCGGGGCCGAGACCGGGCTGCGGGAGCCCGTCGTCGCCCTGTGCTGGCTTCTTGCGGGGGACAGCGAGGTCGGCGATGGAGAGGGTGAGGGGCCGCTGTGCGGAACCCTGCTCCGGGCGCTCCGACTCGCCGCTCGCGGTGACATCGAGCAGGGGCTGCGCCTGCTGCGCGACGACTCGCCCCTGGCCGATCTCGAACCGGACCATCTGGTGCCGGGGCTCGAGCGCAGTCCGCTCGTGCGCGCCTATCGGGCGGTGGCCGAGACGCTGCTGCTGGTGTGGCGTGGTGACATCGGTGCGGCGCGGGAGCGGCTGCTCCGCGCCGCGGTCGAGCTCCCGGTCGCGCTTCCGTTCGCGGGACTGGGGGTCGTCCTCGCGCGGCGGCTCGATCTCGCCGTGCGGGGGGAGATCGGACCGGTCGCCCACGCCCTCACGGCCGTGCTTCCGGTGGGGGGAGGCGTCGACGGGTTGGTCGACAGCGGGATCGAGGCCTTCCTGGCGGGCGCGGTGGACGCGGCGGGGGCGGCGGTGGAGCTCTGGCGCGACGGCGGGGCTCCGGAGCCGGTGCTCGGTGTTCCCGGGCTCGAGGAGGTGGCTGTCGCGGCGCAGGTGCAGCGCGCGGCGTCCGGGCCCGTCACACCTCCGGACCTCGCGGTGGCACGCGACCTCCGGGTGCGCCTCCTGGCGGCGTCGGCGGGGAGCTGGCCGTCGGAGCGGGACGACGTGCGGGAGACGGCGCGCACGCTGCGCTCCCCGTTCGCGCGGGCGCGCGTCGAGCTCGTGCTGGGTCTGCAGCACGCGGTGCGTGACGACCATCTCGCCGCACGGATGCACCTGCAGCGGGCGGAGCGGCTGTTCGAGGCGGCGGGTGCGGACGCGTGGGCGCGGGCGGCCAGGGACAGGATCGATCGGCTCGACACGACGGCGGCGCAGCTCGTCCCCGCGCCGGAGCGGCTCTCGGTGTGCCGCAGCGTGTGGAGGCGGCGGCTCACCGCCCGTGAGCTCGACGTCGCGATGCTGGCCGTTCGTGGCGCGGGCAACCGCGAGATCGGTCGAGAGCTGAGCGTGTCGGTGCGGACCGTGGAGGTGCACCTCGGGCGCGTGTTCGCGAAGCTGGAGGTGCGCAACCGTGTCGAGCTCACGGCTCTCGCCCACCGCACCGAGCGTCACCTGTGA